One genomic region from Electrophorus electricus isolate fEleEle1 chromosome 25, fEleEle1.pri, whole genome shotgun sequence encodes:
- the usp9 gene encoding ubiquitin specific peptidase 9 isoform X7, with the protein MTATTRGSPVGGNDSQDQGQAPDGQSQPPLPQNQTSSPTSSNENSPVSPPDEQGQGDCPPQLEEEEPAFPHTDLAKLDDMINRPRWVVPVLPKGELEVLLEAAIDLCKKGLDVKCEACQRFFRDGLTISFTKILTDEAVSGWKFEIHRCIINNTHRLVELCVAKLSQDWFPLLELLAMATNPHCKFHIYNGTRPSETVPAAGQLADDELFARPPDPRSPKGWLVDLINKFGTLNGFQILHDRFMSGQALNVQIIAALIKPFGQCYEFLTLHTVKKYFLPIIEMVPQFLENLTDEELKKEAKNEAKNDALSMIIKSLKNLASRVPGQEETVKNMEIFRLKMILRLLQISSFNGKMNALNEVNKVISSVSYYTHRHGNPEEPEWLTAERMAEWIQQNNILSIVLRDSLHQPQYVEKLEKILRFVIKEKALTLQDLDNIWAAQAGKHEAIVKNVHDLLAKLAWDFSPEQLDHLFDCFKESWTNASKKQREKLLELIRRLAEDDKDGVMAHKVLNLLWNLAHSDDVPVDIMDQALSAHIKILDYSCSQDRDTQKIQWIDRFIEELRSNDKWVIPALKQIREICSLFGEAPQNLRKKIPINLKGLGQTQRSPHVFYRHDLINQLQHNHALVTLVAENLSAYMENMRQFSKAEHTDFDPQTVRPGSRYSHVQEVQERLNFLRFLLKDGQLWLCAPQAKQIWKCLAENAVFLCDREACFKWYSKLMGDEPDLDPDINKDFFENNVLQLDPSLLTENGMKCFERFFKAVNCREGKLVAKRRVYMMDDLELIGLDYLWRVVIQGSDDIASRAIDLLKEIYTNLGPKLQANQVEIHEDFIQSCFDRLKASYDTLCVLDGDKDSINCARQEAIRMVRVLTVLREYITECDSDYHEERTILPMSRAFRGKHITLIVRFPNQGRQVDDLDIWSHTNDTIGSVRRCILNRIKANSAHTKIELFIGGDIIDPADDRKLIGQLNLKDKTLITAKLTQVSANMPSSPDSSSDSSTGSPGNHGNHYSDGPNPEVESCLPGVIMSLHLRYISFLWQVADLGCNLNMPLLRDGARVLMKLMPPDNTTVENLRAICLDHAKLGETSLSPTLDSRFFGPSPSQVLYLIEVVYALLMPASGTLGEDASDFQYNFLKSGGLPLVLSMLTRNNFLPNADMETRRGAYLNALKIAKLLLTAVGFGHVKSVAEACQPVAEGSIPVSPINQATHDQALVLQSALQNIPNPTAECMLRNVAIRLAQQISDESFFQASKYIPDICVIRAVQKIVWASGCGTIQLVFSSNEEISKIYEKTNAGNEPDAEDEQVCCEALEVMTLCFALTPTALDALSKEKAWQTFIIDLLLHCQSKSVRQMAQEQFFLMATRCCMGHRPLLFFITLLFTVLGSTAKERAKHAGHYFTLLRHLLNYAYNSNINLPNAEVLLNNEIDWLKRVKDEVKRTGETGMEETILEGHIGVTKELLAFQTPEKKYYIGCEKGGANLIKELIDDFLFPASNVYLQYVKSGEFPPEQAIPVCSSPATITAGFELLVALAVGCVRNLKQIVDTLTDMYYSGCEALTEWEYLPPVGPRPNKGFVGLKNAGATCYMNSVIQQLYMIPPIRNGILAIEGTGSDVDDDMSGDEKQDNESNVDPRDEVFSYHHQFDDKPSLNKSEDRKEYNIGVLRHLQVIFGHLASSRLQYYVPRGFWKQFRLWGEPVNLREQHDALEFFNSLVDSLDEALKALGHPAMLSKVLGGSFADQKICQGCPHRYECEESFTTLNVDIRNHQNLLDSMEQYVKGDLLEGANAYHCEKCNKKVDTVKRLLIKKLPPVLAIQLKRFDYDWERECAIKFNDYFEFPRELDMEPYTVAGVAKLEGSDVHPENQQVIQQNELSEVEVSCSSRYRLVGVLVHSGQASGGHYYSYIIQRNGGSSSSEGERNRWYKFDDGDVTECKMDDDEEMKNQCFGGEYMGEVFDHMMKRMSYRRQKRWWNAYILFYERMDSPDRDNELVKCISELAVSSKPHQVKMPSAIECSVRKQNVQFMHSRMQYSLEYFQFIKKLLTCNSVYLSPPPGQDHLLPEAEEMAMISIQLAARFLFSTGFHTKKVVRGPASDWYDALCVLLRHSKNVRCWFAQNALFAYANRFSEYLLECPSAEVRGAFSKLIVFIAHFSLQDGPYPSPVASPGPSSQGCDNLSLSDHLFRAVLNLLRREVSEHGRHLQQYFNLFVMYANLGLAEKTQLLKLGVPATFMLVALDEGPGPPIKYQYAELGKLYTVVSQLVRCCDVASRMQSSINGNPPLSNPYGDPSLTQSIMPLQQLVAEILFVRTSYVKKIIEDCSSSEETIKLLRFCCWENPQFSSTVLSELLWQVAYSYTYELRPYLDLLLQILLIEDSWQTHRIHNVLKGIPDDRDGLFDTIQRSKNHYQKRAYQCIKCMVALFSNCSVAYQILQSNGDLKRKWTWAVEWLGDELERRPYTGNAQYTYNNWSPPVQSNETSNGYFLERSHSARMTLAKACELCPEEEPDDQEAPDDQDSSPPEDTSLYPHSPGTQYQQQNNLPHGQPYTGPAAQHMNNPQRAGPRAQENWEPPEEVLPAQPKD; encoded by the exons ATGACTGCCACGACCCGTGGCTCCCCCGTGGGAGGGAATGACAGCCAGGACCAGGGCCAAGCTCCGGACGGCCAGTCCCAGCCACCGCTGCCCCAAAACCAG ACCTCGTCTCCCACCTCGTCCAATGAGAACTCTCCGGTAAGCCCTCCAGATGAGCAGGGCCAGGGGGACTGCCCAccccagctggaggaggaggagcctgcTTTTCCCCACACAGACCTGGCCAAGCTGGATGACATGATCAACAG ACCCCGCTGGGTTGTTCCAGTTTTGCCAAAGGGTGAATTAGAAGTTCTTCTTGAAGCTGCTATAGATCTttgtaaaaaag GACTTGATGTCAAGTGTGAAGCCTGCCAGAGGTTCTTCCGTGATGGTTTGACAATATCCTTCACGAAAATCCTGACTGACGAGGCTGTGAGTGGCTGGAAATTCGAGATCCAT AGGTGCATAATCAATAACACCCATCGTCTGGTAGAGTTGTGTGTGGCCAAACTCTCTCAGGACTGGTTCCCTCTTCTCGAGCTCTTGGCTATGGCCACCAACCCCCACTGTAAGTTTCATATTTACAATGGTACACGGCCTTCAGAGACAGTGCCTGCTGCGGGGCAGCTTGCAGACGACGAGCTCTTTGCCCGCCCACCTGACCCTCGCTCTCCAAAg GGCTGGTTGGTGGATTTAATAAACAAGTTTGGCACATTAAACGGGTTTCAAATTCTGCATGATCGATTCATGAGCGGTCAAGCTCTGAATGTTCAGATCATCGCTGCACTCATAAA gcCTTTTGGGCAGTGCTACGAGTTTCTCACTTTGCACACGGTGAAGAAGTACTTCCTTCCTATTATAGAAATGGTTCCCCAGTTTCTAGAAAATCTCACAGATGAGGagttaaaaaaagaagccaAGAATGAAGCCAAAAATGATGCTCTGTCTATGATAATCAAATCATTAAAGAACCTGGCTTCACGAGTACCTGGCCAAGAGGAAACGGTGAAGAACATGGAAATTTTTAGGTTAAAAATGATTCTTAG GTTATTACAAATTTCTTCTTTTAATGGCAAAATGAATGCACTAAATGAAGTAAATAAGGTGATATCGAGTGTCTCTTACTACACACACCGTCATGGCAACCCAGAGGAGCCAGAGTGGCTCACAGCTGAGCGCATGGCA GAGTGGATTCAGCAGAACAACATTCTGTCCATTGTACTGCGGGACAGCCTTCATCAGCCACAATATGTGGAGAAACTAGAGAAGATCCTGCGCTTTGTCATCAAGGAGAAGGCCCTTACACTTCAGGACCTGGACAACATCTGGGCTGCCcag GCTGGAAAGCATGAAGCAATTGTTAAGAACGTTCATGATCTCCTTGCAAAGTTGGCATGGGACTTTTCACCTGAACAGTTGGACCATCTCTTCGACTGTTTTAaa GAAAGTTGGACTAATGCAAGTAAAAAACAACGGGAAAAGTTGCTGGAGCTGATTCGCAGGCTGGCAGAGGACGATAAGGATGGCGTGATGGCTCACAAGGTGCTCAATCTGCTGTGGAACTTGGCCCACAGTGACGATGTACCAGTGGACATCATGGATCAGGCCCTCAGTGCTCATATCAAGATCCTGGACTATAGCTGCTCCCAG gacagagacacacagaaaatcCAGTGGATAGATCGCTTCATTGAAGAGTTGCGATCTAATGATAAATGGGTAATTCCTGCACTGAAGCAAATTCGAGAGATCTGCAGTCTGTTTGGAGAGGCTCCTCAAAATCTCAG aAAGAAAATACCTATTAACTTAAAGGGCTTAGG TCAAACACAGAGGAGTCCACATGTTTTTTATCGGCATGACCTTATAAACCAACTACAGCACAATCATGCACTGGTCACTCTAGTGGCTGAGAACCTGTCAGCATACATGGAGAACATGAGGCAGTTCTCCAAAG CAGAGCACACAGACTTCGACCCACAGACGGTCAGGCCTGGAAGCAGATACAGTCACGTGCAGGAAGTTCAGGAACGTCTCAACTTTTTGAG GTTCCTGCTGAAGGATGGGCAGCTGTGGCTGTGTGCTCCTCAGGCCAAGCAGATCTGGAAGTGTCTGGCGGAGAATGCCGTGTTCCTGTGTGATCGGGAGGCCTGCTTCAAATGGTACTCCAAGCTGATGGGGGACGAGCCGGACCTTGACCCCGACATCAACAAGGACTTCTTCGAGAACAACGTGCTGCAGTTGGACCCATCGCTGCTGACGGAGAATggcatgaagtgcttcgagcgATTCTTTAAGGCAGTCAACTGCAGGGAGGGCAAGCTGGTGGCCAAGCGGCGGGTGTACATGATGGACGACCTGGAGCTGATTGGTCTGGATTACCTGTGGAGG gTTGTGATCCAAGGAAGTGATGACATTGCTAGTCGAGCGATTGACTTGCTTAAAGAGATTTACACAAACCTTGGACCAAAATTACAAGCCAATCAG GTAGAGATCCATGAGGATTTTATCCAGTCTTGCTTTGACCGGCTGAAAGCCTCCTACGACACGCTATGTGTGCTGGATGGGGATAAAGACAGCATTAACTGTGCCAGGCAGGAGGCCATCCGCATGGTGAGGGTTCTGACTGTGCTCAGGGAGTACATCACCGAGTGTGACAGTGACTACCATGAGGAGAGGACCATCCTGCCCATGTCCAG aGCATTTCGGGGGAAGCACATCACCCTGATTGTGCGTTTCCCCAACCAAGGGCGACAGGTGGATGACCTGGACATCTGGTCCCACACCAACGACACGATCGGCTCTGTTCGACGCTGTATTCTCAATCGAATAAAAGCTAACAGTGCGCACACGAAGATTGAGCTCTTTATTGGCGGCGACATAATCGACCCTGCCGATGACAGGAAGTTGATTGGGCAGCTTAATCTTAAAGACAAAACA CTCATTACAGCCAAGCTTACCCAGGTCAGCGCCAACATGCCTTCAAGCCCAGACAGCTCCTCAGACTCTTCCACAGGCTCCCCAGgcaaccatggcaaccactATAGTGATGGGCCAAACCCTGAAGTGGAAAGCTGTCTTCCTGGAGTG aTAATGTCACTGCATTTGCGCTACATCTCTTTCTTGTGGCAAGTAGCAGATCTGGGCTGTAACCTCAACATGCCACTCCTGCGAGACGGCGCACGGGTCCTTATGAAGCTCATGCCTCCTG ATAACACTACCGTGGAAAACCTGCGAGCTATCTGCCTGGATCATGCCAAGCTGGGAGAAACCAGCCTCAGCCCGACCCTCGACTCGCGCTTCTTTGGTCCTTCACCTTCCCAAGTGCTGTACTTGATCGAG GTGGTCTACGCCTTGCTGATGCCGGCTAGTGGCACACTGGGGGAGGATGCCAGTGACTTCCAGTACAACTTCTTGAAGAGTGGTGGCCTGCCACTGGTCTTGAGCATGCTCACCCGAAATAATTTCCTCCCAAATGCTGACATGGAGACGCGGCGTGGAGCCTATCTGAACGCACTAAAAATAGCCAAGCTTTTGCTGACCGCGGTGGGCTTTGGTCACGTGAAGTCTGTGGCAGAGGCCTGTCAGCCTGTAGCGGAAGGGTCCATCCCTGTGTCCCCC ataAACCAGGCCACTCATGACCAGGCGCTGGTGCTCCAGAGTGCCCTGCAGAACATCCCCAACCCCACAGCTGAGTGCATGCTCCGCAACGTGGCCATCCGCCTTGCCCAGCAGATCTCTGATGAG AGCTTTTTCCAGGCATCTAAGTACATCCCAGACATCTGTGTCATCAGAGCCGTCCAGAAGATCGTCTGGGCCTCTGGCTGTGGGACTATTCAGCTTGTCTTTAGTTCCAATGAGGAGATCAGCAAGATCTACGAGAAG ACTAATGCAGGAAATGAGCCAGATGCAGAGGACGAGCAGGTGTGCTGTGAGGCTTTGGAGGTCATGACCCTGTGTTTCGCCCTCACCCCCACTGCACTCGATGCACTTAGCAAAGAGAAGGCCTGGCAGACGTTCATCATTGACCTGCTGCTGCACTGCCAGAGCAA GTCTGTTCGTCAAATGGCCCAAGAACAGTTTTTTCTCATGGCCACGAGGTGTTGTATGGGACACAGGCCACTCCTGTTCTTCATCACCCTCCTCTTCACAGTTTTAGGT AGCACTGCAAAAGAGCGAGCCAAGCACGCGGGGCATTACTTCACCCTCTTGAGGCACTTGCTCAACTATGCATATAACAGCAACATCAACCTCCCCAATGCAGAAGTTCTTCTCAACAATGAGATTGATTGGTTGAAAAGAGTTAAG GACGAGGTAAAGAGAACTGGGGAAACCGGGATGGAAGAAACCATTTTGGAGGGCCATATTGGCGTCACAAAAGAGCTGCTGGCTTTCCAGACCCCAGAAAAGAAGTACTATATAGGTTGTGAGAAGGGAGGAGCCAACCTTATCAAA GAGCTGATAGATGACTTTCTCTTCCCGGCCTCTAACGTGTACCTGCAGTACGTAAAGAGTGGGGAGTTCCCTCCTGAGCAGGCCATACCTGTCTGCAGCAGCCCTGCCACCATCACGGCCGGCTTTGAGCTCCTGGTCGCACTTGCTGTCGGATGTGTGCGCAATCTCAAACAGATTGTTGACACACTAACTGACATGTACTACTCAG GTTGCGAGGCACTTACAGAATGGGAGTATTTACCACCAGTGGGCCCAAGGCCCAATAAGGGCTTTGTGGGACTGAAGAACGCAGGGGCCACCTGCTACATGAACTCAGTGATCCAGCAGCTGTACATGATCCCACCCATCCGAAACGGCATCCTTGCTATCGAGGGCACGGGCAGCGACGTGGACGACGACATGTCTGGGGATGAGAAGCAAGATAATGAG AGCAATGTAGACCCTCGGGATGAGGTGTTCAGCTATCACCATCAGTTTGATGACAAGCCATCGCTTAATAagtcagaggacaggaaggagTACAACATCGGCGTTCTACGTCACCTTCAGGTGATTTTTGGGCACCTTGCTTCTTCCAGACTGCAGTACTATGTTCCGAGAGGCTTCTGGAAACAGTTCAG ATTATGGGGTGAGCCGGTGAATCTGAGAGAACAGCACGATGCCCTGGAGTTCTTCAATTCGCTTGTAGATAGTTTAGATGAGGCGTTGAAAGCTCTGGGCCATCCTGCCATGCTCAGCAAAGTTCTGGGAGGTTCCTTTGCTGACCAGAAAATCTGTCAGGGGTGTCCTCACAG ATATGAATGTGAGGAATCCTTCACAACACTGAATGTAGATATCAGAAACCACCAGAATCTACTCGACTCCATGGAACAGTATGTAAAGGGAGACTTGCTAGAGGGTGCTAATGCCTATCACTGTGAAAAATGCAACAAGAAG GTGGACACAGTAAAGCGTTTGCTCATTAAGAAACTGCCTCCAGTCCTGGCCATCCAGTTGAAGCGATTCGATTACGACTGGGAGAGGGAGTGCGCCATTAAGTTCAATGACTACTTTGAATTTCCCCGGGAGCTGGACATGGAGCCCTATACAGTAGCAGGTGTAGCCAAGCTGGAGGGCTCAGACGTTCACCCGGAGAATCAG CAGGTGATCCAGCAGAATGAGCTGTCGGAGGTGGAGGTGTCCTGCAGCTCTCGCTACAGGCTGGTGGGGGTGCTGGTGCACTCGGGCCAGGCCAGCGGGGGTCACTACTACTCCTACATCATCCAGCGGAACGGCGGCAGCTCCAGCAGCGAGGGCGAGCGCAACCGCTGGTACAAGTTTGACGACGGCGACGTCACCGAGTGTAAGATGGATGACGAtgaggagatgaagaaccagtgCTTCGGCGGCGAGTACATGGGCGAGGTGTTTGACCACATGATGAAGCGCATGTCGTACCGGCGGCAGAAGCGCTGGTGGAACGCCTACATCCTGTTCTACGAGCGCATGGACTCACCGGACAGGGACAATGAGCTGGTGAAGTGCATCTCAGAGCTGGCGGTGAGCAGCAAGCCGCACCAGGTCAAGATGCCGTCGGCTATCGAGTGCAGCGTGCGCAAGCAGAACGTGCAGTTCATGCACAGCCGCATGCAGTACAGCCTGGAGTACTTCCAGTTCATCAAGAAGCTCCTGACCTGCAACAGCGTCTACCTGAGCCCACCGCCAG GCCAAGACCATCTTTTGCCAGAAGCAGAAGAAATGGCTATGATTAGCATTCAGCTCGCTGCTCGCTTCCTCTTCAGCACTGGATTCCACACCAAGAAAGTAGTCCGTGGTCCTGCTAGTGATTG GTATGATGCCCTTTGCGTCCTGCTCCGACATAGCAAGAATGTACGCTGCTGGTTTGCACAAAATGCCCTGTTTGCCTACGCAAACCGCTTCTCGGAGTACCTACTCGAGTGCCCCAGTGCTGAGGTCCGAGGTGCATTCTCCAAACTCATAGTATTTATTGCACATTTCTCCTTGCAAGATGGACCCTATCCGTCACCAGTTGCCTCGCCAGGACCGTCCAGTCAG GGCTGTGATAATCTGAGCCTAAGTGACCACTTGTTCCGTGCTGTGCTCAACCTGTTACGGAGAGAGGTGTCTGAGCATGGCCGCCACCTTCAGCAATACTTCAACCTCTTCGTCATGTATGCTAACCTAG GCTTGGCTGAGAAGACGCAACTGTTGAAACTTGGCGTGCCAGCCACCTTCATGCTAGTGGCTCTGGACGAGGGCCCAGGCCCACCCATTAAGTACCAGTATGCTGAGCTGGGGAAGTTGTATACGGTAGTGTCTCAGTTAGTGCGCTGCTGCGATGTCGCGTCCCGCATGCAGTCTTCAATCAACG GTAACCCTCCACTTTCGAACCCATACGGCGATCCCAGCCTGACCCAGTCCATCATGCCACTGCAGCAGTTGGTGGCTGAGATCCTGTTTGTGCGCACCAGCTACGTGAAGAAGATCATCGAGGACTGCAGCAGCTCTGAGGAGACCATCAAACTGCTACGCTTCTGCTGCTGGGAGAACCCCCAATTCTCCTCCACCGTGctcagtgagctgctgtggcAG GTTGCATATTCCTACACATATGAGCTCAGGCCTTATCTGGACCTGCTGCTGCAGATCTTGCTCATTGAGGACTCCTGGCAGACGCACAG GATCCATAATGTACTGAAGGGAATCCCAGATGACCGTGATGGATTATTTGACACCATCCAGCGCTCTAAAAACCACTACCAGAAGAGGGCGTACCAGTGCATCAAATGCATGGTGGCTCTGTTCAGTAATTGTTCAGTGGCTTATCAGATTCTACAG AGTAACGGGGACCTAAAGAGGAAGTGGACGTGGGCCGTGGAATGGCTCGGTGATGAGCTGGAGCGCCGGCCCTACACCGGGAATGCCCAGTACACCTACAACAACTGGTCACCTCCTGTCCAGAGTAATGAGACCTCCAACGGATACTTCCTTGAGCGTTCCCACAGTGCGCGCATGACCTTGGCCAAGGCCTGTGAGCTGTGCCCGGAGGAG GAGCCAGATGATCAAGAGGCCCCTGATGATCAGGACTCTTCTCCACCTGAGGATACCTCTCTGTACCCCCACTCTCCAGGGACCCAATATCAGCAG CAGAACAACCTCCCGCACGGTCAACCATACACGGGTCCAGCGGCCCAGCACATGAACAATCCCCAGCGTGCAGGCCCACGAGCACAAGAGAACTGGGAGCCCCCTGAAGAGGTGCTTCCCGCCCAGCCGAAAGACTAG